Proteins encoded together in one Deinococcus irradiatisoli window:
- a CDS encoding carbon-nitrogen hydrolase family protein — MPLSPFMLATCQSLITADVRGNAAHIRSLMRQARAAGARLAHFPEGALTGYAKHQIRDWSAVDWNVVREEFKRTAALAGELELWVVVGGAHRLTPPHWPHNSLYVISDSGELVGRYDKRFLSNTEVTSFYTPGFEPLVFEVDGWRFGCAICIETVFPALFAEYERLDVDAVLLSMYYNLPERNLMAQAHASINSYWISYANSADCSAVSPSALYGPDGLALGVCEGNGSASLICTVLDPATPEFDVPLTKARPWRRLASAGEIYRQRRVDDERSCDQTRF, encoded by the coding sequence GTGCCGCTCTCACCCTTCATGCTGGCGACCTGTCAAAGCCTGATCACGGCGGATGTGCGGGGCAACGCGGCCCACATCCGCAGCCTGATGCGGCAGGCCAGGGCAGCGGGAGCGCGGCTGGCCCATTTTCCTGAAGGAGCGCTGACCGGCTATGCCAAGCACCAGATCCGGGATTGGAGCGCGGTGGACTGGAACGTCGTGCGCGAGGAATTCAAACGCACGGCCGCGCTCGCCGGAGAGCTGGAGCTGTGGGTGGTGGTCGGCGGAGCGCACCGACTGACGCCCCCACACTGGCCGCACAACAGCCTATACGTCATCTCGGATTCAGGAGAACTAGTCGGACGCTACGACAAGCGCTTCTTGTCGAACACCGAAGTCACCTCCTTCTACACGCCGGGTTTCGAGCCACTAGTGTTCGAGGTGGACGGCTGGCGCTTCGGCTGCGCGATCTGCATCGAAACAGTCTTTCCGGCACTGTTCGCCGAGTACGAGCGCCTGGACGTGGACGCCGTGCTGCTGTCGATGTATTACAACTTACCGGAGCGCAATCTGATGGCCCAGGCCCACGCCTCGATCAATTCGTACTGGATCAGTTACGCCAATTCTGCCGATTGCAGCGCGGTGTCTCCCAGCGCCCTGTACGGCCCGGACGGGCTGGCGCTCGGGGTCTGCGAAGGCAACGGCTCGGCGTCGCTGATCTGCACCGTTCTGGACCCCGCCACGCCCGAGTTCGACGTCCCGCTCACCAAGGCCCGGCCCTGGCGGCGTTTGGCGAGTGCCGGCGAGATCTACCGGCAGCGGCGGGTGGACGACGAGCGCAGCTGCGACCAGACCCGGTTCTGA
- a CDS encoding CCA tRNA nucleotidyltransferase — translation MAPTLADLLPAQPPPTLTPETLEQAPVLMNAWKLPAVAVLRGGEVVGVVREEEPDLLSEGPVCSADTSLETARTNLAGFPALAVERSGPFAALLTPADLAPPAASDLAAQIWNALGEADRDLLTCLSAALPLGRLALVGGAVRDALLGLPPLDLDIVVVGGDVEEVAQKSGLPFVFHPAYRNATLSLPGTPGRAADLVSARLERYPAPGASPLPHPGTLAQDLLRRDFSLNALALVVGESGPELHDPAGGLDDLARRELRPLHATSFTDDASRLVRGARLAARLSLQASPALLAQVPQALAVAAQTPRLDAELRLLLSEPRPGQAAQTLIDWGAGALLPLPAVKVLLALDRLSQRPAETVYAAGLLSGVSDAAAWEQRLALGSRPAALLSRALADGYAAPGSAEAMLRGVLRPEAYVPLTGRDVLKLGAAPGPGVGAALAYLAERRRLGEFGSRAEEEAALRAYLERS, via the coding sequence GTGGCCCCGACGCTCGCCGATCTGCTGCCCGCCCAGCCGCCGCCCACCCTGACCCCGGAGACGCTGGAACAGGCTCCGGTGTTGATGAATGCCTGGAAGTTGCCGGCCGTCGCGGTGCTGAGGGGGGGCGAGGTAGTGGGCGTGGTGCGGGAGGAAGAGCCTGATCTGCTGAGCGAAGGGCCGGTCTGCTCGGCAGACACCTCGCTTGAAACAGCTCGCACGAACCTGGCGGGCTTTCCCGCGCTGGCGGTCGAGCGCTCTGGGCCGTTCGCTGCTTTGCTCACACCCGCCGACCTCGCGCCGCCCGCCGCATCAGACTTGGCCGCGCAAATCTGGAACGCCCTCGGCGAAGCTGACCGCGACCTGCTGACCTGCCTCAGTGCCGCCCTGCCGCTGGGCCGGTTGGCGCTGGTCGGCGGCGCGGTGAGAGACGCGCTGCTGGGCCTGCCGCCGCTGGACCTCGACATCGTGGTGGTCGGCGGCGACGTGGAGGAGGTGGCGCAGAAGTCGGGGCTGCCGTTCGTGTTTCATCCGGCCTACCGGAACGCCACCCTCAGTCTGCCGGGCACGCCGGGCCGCGCCGCCGATCTGGTCAGTGCCCGGCTGGAGCGCTACCCCGCACCCGGCGCTTCGCCGCTGCCACACCCCGGCACGCTGGCCCAGGACCTGCTGAGGCGCGATTTCTCGCTGAATGCGCTGGCCCTGGTGGTGGGGGAGAGCGGCCCCGAGCTGCACGACCCGGCCGGTGGCCTGGACGACCTCGCCCGGCGTGAACTGCGCCCGCTGCACGCCACCTCGTTCACCGACGACGCTTCGAGGCTGGTGCGCGGCGCCCGGCTCGCGGCCCGCTTGAGTCTGCAGGCGTCGCCGGCATTGCTGGCCCAGGTGCCGCAGGCGCTGGCGGTTGCTGCCCAGACCCCCCGGCTGGACGCCGAGCTGCGTCTGCTGCTCTCCGAACCGCGCCCGGGGCAGGCGGCGCAGACGCTGATCGACTGGGGTGCGGGGGCGCTTCTGCCGCTGCCCGCCGTGAAGGTGCTGCTGGCGCTCGACCGCTTGTCGCAGCGCCCGGCCGAGACGGTGTACGCGGCGGGCCTGCTCTCCGGCGTGTCCGACGCGGCCGCCTGGGAACAGCGCCTGGCCCTGGGCTCGCGTCCCGCGGCGCTGCTGTCCAGGGCGCTGGCAGACGGCTACGCCGCACCGGGCAGCGCCGAGGCCATGTTACGGGGGGTGCTGCGCCCTGAGGCCTACGTGCCGCTCACTGGCCGGGACGTGCTGAAGCTGGGCGCCGCGCCGGGCCCAGGGGTGGGCGCGGCGCTGGCGTACCTGGCCGAGCGGCGCCGCCTCGGGGAATTCGGGAGCCGCGCCGAGGAGGAAGCCGCGCTGCGGGCGTATCTGGAGCGCTCTTAA
- a CDS encoding DUF2269 family protein: MNLLQILILVHVLSAVIGIGPTYFTAVLLHPRQTVPRLALGAHFAERLELFPKIGGTLAVLTGLLLVWQGHYGSLAQIWLLGSLLIYVMIQVLIVGFAVPRTKRLDAWLAAEAGRAGTLPLLQLRLLREVYGLHLAAMALGIVLFALMILKPS, from the coding sequence ATGAATCTTCTTCAAATCCTCATCCTGGTTCATGTACTCAGCGCCGTGATAGGCATCGGTCCCACCTACTTCACGGCGGTGCTGCTTCACCCCCGACAGACGGTGCCCCGGCTGGCGCTGGGCGCCCACTTCGCCGAGCGGCTGGAGCTGTTTCCCAAGATCGGCGGAACGCTGGCGGTGCTGACCGGCCTGCTGCTGGTGTGGCAGGGTCACTACGGCTCTCTTGCCCAGATCTGGCTGCTGGGATCGCTGCTGATCTACGTGATGATTCAGGTGCTGATCGTGGGGTTCGCCGTGCCCCGCACCAAGCGGCTCGACGCCTGGCTCGCGGCCGAGGCGGGCCGGGCGGGCACGCTGCCGCTGCTGCAGCTTCGCCTGCTGCGGGAAGTGTACGGCCTGCATCTGGCGGCGATGGCGCTGGGCATCGTGCTGTTCGCTTTGATGATCCTGAAGCCGAGCTGA
- a CDS encoding S1C family serine protease — translation MAKQTTTVFITAAVAAAVGLGVGATVVRGDLPFGAARPQLEQQVTTSPAAVEPVTATQSAAPATSTAPAGDATEPLDEAGAKLQNEANTISIVKQYEPGLVYVTTESAASPDPFGSMGSQDGQTQQGVGSGFFVDAAGDILTNFHVVTQDGQTLNTTIKVRVQGQKDPVSAEIIGLAPQYDLALIRPKNIDKTLIKPIPLGDSSTLKVGQKTVAMGAPFGFDFSVTEGIVSSTQRQIPIGFSLGAAGSEGITQKAIQTDAAINPGNSGGPLLDSTGRIIGINTQIISPAGAQSGVGQSAGVGFAIPINTAKNLLTRLKEAKGGLVLAPTIGVEPGLVATQSTARGVVSVPLGTSVLTDQARQQYDLPPSGFLIGKVVPGSPADKAGLKGATSVQQVRGGQIAVGGDVIVSADGNPVDSREDLQASYIAKTVGDTVKLEVVNGGKTRTVNVTLDQSSFTTQPLN, via the coding sequence ATGGCCAAGCAAACCACCACCGTGTTCATCACCGCTGCTGTTGCCGCCGCCGTCGGGCTGGGGGTGGGCGCCACCGTCGTGCGCGGCGATCTGCCTTTCGGCGCCGCCCGGCCCCAACTTGAGCAGCAGGTCACCACCAGCCCGGCCGCCGTCGAGCCGGTCACCGCCACCCAGAGCGCCGCGCCGGCCACCAGCACGGCGCCGGCCGGCGACGCCACCGAGCCGCTAGACGAGGCCGGCGCCAAGCTGCAAAACGAAGCCAACACCATCAGCATCGTCAAGCAGTACGAGCCGGGCCTGGTGTACGTCACCACCGAGTCGGCGGCGAGCCCCGATCCGTTCGGCTCGATGGGCTCGCAGGACGGACAGACGCAGCAGGGCGTCGGCTCGGGCTTTTTCGTCGACGCGGCGGGCGACATCCTGACCAACTTCCACGTCGTGACCCAGGACGGCCAGACGCTCAACACCACCATCAAGGTGCGGGTGCAGGGCCAGAAAGACCCGGTCAGCGCCGAGATCATCGGGCTGGCCCCGCAGTACGATCTGGCGCTGATTCGGCCCAAGAACATCGACAAGACGCTGATCAAGCCGATTCCGCTGGGCGACAGCAGCACCCTCAAGGTCGGGCAGAAGACCGTGGCGATGGGCGCGCCCTTCGGCTTCGACTTCAGCGTGACCGAGGGCATCGTCAGCAGCACCCAGCGGCAGATTCCCATCGGCTTCAGCCTGGGGGCGGCCGGCAGCGAGGGCATCACCCAGAAAGCCATTCAGACCGACGCTGCCATCAACCCCGGCAACAGCGGCGGGCCGCTGCTCGACAGCACCGGGCGCATCATCGGCATCAACACCCAGATCATCAGCCCGGCCGGCGCGCAAAGCGGGGTGGGCCAGAGCGCCGGGGTGGGGTTCGCCATTCCCATCAACACCGCCAAGAACCTGCTGACCCGCCTCAAGGAAGCCAAGGGCGGTCTGGTGCTGGCCCCCACCATCGGGGTCGAGCCGGGGCTGGTGGCCACCCAGAGCACCGCCAGAGGTGTGGTCAGCGTGCCGCTGGGCACCAGCGTCCTGACCGATCAGGCCCGGCAGCAGTACGACCTGCCGCCCAGCGGCTTTCTGATCGGCAAGGTGGTGCCCGGCTCCCCGGCGGACAAGGCCGGGCTCAAGGGCGCCACCTCGGTGCAGCAGGTGCGCGGCGGCCAGATCGCCGTGGGCGGCGACGTGATCGTGAGCGCCGACGGCAATCCGGTGGACAGCCGCGAGGATTTGCAGGCGTCGTACATCGCCAAGACGGTGGGCGACACCGTCAAGCTGGAAGTCGTCAACGGCGGCAAGACCCGCACCGTGAACGTGACGCTCGACCAGAGTTCGTTCACCACCCAGCCGCTGAACTGA
- the trhA gene encoding PAQR family membrane homeostasis protein TrhA — protein MKSALPRLASSLREPWNGLTHWAGAALAVLALSGMVWFAAAHRLSVWPFVVFGLSMVFLYTASASYHSFRVSERALLRLRKLDHSAIFLLIAGSYTPVAYFGLSGLWQTLVLWIIWGIAISGVALKLLTMRLPRWVSTLLYVVMGWTAVAFLPQLARQLSSAALFWLAVGGALYSVGAVVYATKRWNPRPGVFGFHEIWHLFVLGGTGAHVAMMFALR, from the coding sequence ATGAAAAGCGCCCTCCCCCGCCTCGCCTCCTCGCTGCGCGAACCGTGGAATGGCCTGACCCACTGGGCCGGGGCGGCGCTGGCGGTCCTCGCCCTCAGCGGCATGGTGTGGTTCGCCGCCGCGCACCGGCTCAGCGTCTGGCCGTTCGTGGTCTTCGGCCTCAGCATGGTGTTCCTTTACACCGCCTCGGCGTCTTACCACTCGTTCCGGGTCAGCGAGCGCGCTTTGCTGCGCCTCAGGAAACTCGATCACAGCGCCATCTTTCTGCTGATCGCCGGAAGCTACACCCCGGTCGCCTACTTCGGGCTCAGCGGCCTGTGGCAGACCCTGGTGCTGTGGATCATCTGGGGTATCGCCATCTCGGGCGTGGCGCTCAAGTTGCTGACCATGCGGTTGCCGCGCTGGGTCAGTACGCTGCTTTATGTGGTGATGGGCTGGACCGCTGTGGCGTTTTTGCCGCAGCTGGCCCGGCAGCTCAGCTCTGCCGCCCTGTTCTGGCTGGCGGTGGGCGGCGCGCTCTACAGTGTCGGGGCGGTGGTCTACGCCACCAAGCGCTGGAATCCGCGCCCTGGCGTGTTCGGCTTTCACGAAATCTGGCACCTGTTCGTGCTGGGCGGCACCGGGGCGCACGTGGCGATGATGTTCGCCCTCAGGTAA
- the guaB gene encoding IMP dehydrogenase — protein sequence MDDRFAYKFGREGITFDDVLLLPRHSQVLPRDVSVQTQLTRRVRLNIPFVSAAMDTVTETAMAVAMAREGGIGVIHKNMPVDAQAEMVRKVKRSESGMIVDPITLPPTASVREADRLMAEYKISGVPITDAEGKLLGIITNRDMRFIDDLDQPIGNVMTRENLVTVAVGTSLDAARELFKRNRIEKLLVTEGEYLRGLITIKDIEKTVKYPNAAKDDLGRLRVAAAIGVSSDLMDRAAALVQAGADVLVLDSAHGHSQGILSALEQVKTRFDVDVIAGNVATRDGARALIEAGADAVKVGIGPGSICTTRVVTGVGVPQITAVFEASEAAREAGIPIIADGGIKQTGDAAKAIAAGASAVMMGSMLAGTDEAPGEVVLRDGRRYKSYRGMGSLGAMDQGSADRYFQDKPLSGSSKKFVPEGIEGIVAYRGTAGEVVYQFVGGLRSSMGYCGAPDLDTLRREAQFVRISSASLIESHPHGVTITQEAPNYSR from the coding sequence ATGGACGACCGTTTCGCTTACAAGTTTGGCCGCGAGGGCATTACCTTCGACGACGTGCTGCTGCTGCCCCGGCACTCGCAGGTGCTGCCGCGCGACGTCAGCGTGCAGACCCAGCTGACCCGCCGGGTGCGGCTGAACATTCCCTTCGTATCGGCGGCGATGGACACCGTTACCGAAACGGCCATGGCGGTGGCGATGGCCCGCGAGGGCGGCATCGGGGTGATTCACAAGAACATGCCGGTGGACGCCCAGGCCGAGATGGTCCGTAAGGTCAAGCGCAGCGAGAGCGGCATGATCGTCGACCCGATCACCCTGCCACCCACCGCCAGCGTGCGCGAGGCCGATCGCCTGATGGCCGAGTACAAGATCAGCGGCGTGCCGATCACCGACGCCGAGGGCAAGTTGCTGGGCATCATCACCAACCGCGACATGCGCTTCATCGATGACCTCGACCAGCCGATCGGCAACGTGATGACCCGCGAGAACCTGGTGACGGTGGCGGTGGGCACCAGCCTCGACGCGGCCCGTGAGCTGTTCAAGCGCAACCGCATCGAAAAGCTGCTGGTCACCGAGGGCGAGTACCTGCGCGGCCTAATCACCATCAAGGACATCGAGAAGACGGTCAAGTACCCCAACGCGGCCAAGGACGATCTGGGTCGCCTGCGGGTGGCCGCCGCCATCGGGGTCAGCAGCGACCTGATGGACCGGGCCGCCGCGCTGGTGCAGGCCGGGGCCGACGTACTCGTGCTCGACAGCGCCCATGGCCACTCGCAGGGCATTCTCAGCGCGCTGGAGCAGGTCAAGACCCGCTTCGACGTGGACGTGATCGCCGGGAACGTCGCCACCCGCGACGGCGCGCGGGCGCTGATCGAGGCCGGGGCCGACGCCGTCAAGGTCGGCATCGGGCCGGGCTCGATCTGCACCACCCGGGTGGTGACCGGGGTGGGCGTGCCGCAGATCACGGCGGTGTTCGAAGCCTCGGAAGCCGCCCGCGAGGCCGGCATTCCCATCATCGCCGACGGCGGCATCAAGCAGACCGGCGACGCGGCCAAGGCGATCGCCGCCGGCGCCAGCGCGGTGATGATGGGCAGCATGCTGGCCGGCACCGACGAAGCGCCGGGCGAGGTGGTGCTGCGCGACGGGCGGCGCTACAAGAGCTACCGGGGCATGGGCTCGCTGGGCGCCATGGACCAGGGCTCGGCCGACCGCTACTTTCAGGACAAGCCGCTTTCCGGGAGCAGCAAGAAGTTCGTGCCGGAAGGCATCGAGGGCATCGTGGCCTACCGGGGCACCGCCGGTGAAGTGGTCTACCAGTTCGTCGGCGGCCTGAGAAGCAGCATGGGCTACTGCGGGGCGCCGGACCTCGACACCCTGCGGCGCGAGGCCCAGTTCGTGCGGATCAGCTCAGCCAGCCTGATCGAGAGCCACCCGCACGGCGTGACGATCACGCAGGAAGCGCCCAACTACAGCCGTTGA
- a CDS encoding site-2 protease family protein translates to MGLISLLSSNPTAFVIVAVALVLSLTVHEFAHAYTADKLGDPTPRRLGRVTLNPLAHLDPFGALLLLIAGFGFARPVPVNFNNLGRWGMVAVAAAGPLSNILIALICVLLLKFLPESSLGDIILGIVSSINIVLAVFNLIPIPLLDGSRILAGLFPRTLGRSLIEFEQLPYAFLIVMGFILLARAPLGNLIGTVQGWLFGLAGV, encoded by the coding sequence ATGGGCCTGATCTCGCTGCTGTCCTCCAACCCCACCGCCTTCGTCATCGTAGCGGTCGCGCTGGTGCTGTCACTCACCGTTCACGAGTTCGCCCATGCTTACACCGCCGATAAGCTCGGTGACCCGACACCCCGGCGGCTGGGCCGGGTCACCCTCAACCCGCTGGCGCACCTCGATCCGTTCGGCGCGTTGTTACTGCTCATCGCGGGTTTTGGCTTCGCCCGCCCGGTGCCGGTGAACTTCAACAATCTGGGCCGCTGGGGCATGGTGGCGGTGGCGGCGGCCGGGCCGCTCAGCAACATCCTGATCGCGCTGATCTGCGTGCTGCTGCTGAAATTCCTGCCGGAAAGCAGCCTCGGCGACATCATCCTGGGCATCGTTTCCAGCATCAATATCGTGCTGGCGGTGTTCAACCTGATTCCCATTCCGCTGCTCGACGGCTCGCGCATTCTGGCCGGTCTGTTTCCCCGAACGCTGGGCCGCAGCTTGATCGAGTTCGAGCAGCTGCCCTATGCCTTCCTGATCGTGATGGGCTTTATTCTGCTGGCCCGCGCGCCGCTGGGGAACCTGATCGGCACGGTGCAGGGCTGGCTGTTCGGCCTGGCGGGGGTCTAG
- a CDS encoding SIS domain-containing protein, producing MTSPVSDPLMLQEARQTPLVIERQRRENVEAVSQLVSALRERRPPYAVTVARGSSDHACTVLKYALETQLALPVASLGPSVHTLYGARLDLRGALVIAVSQSGASPDVVENVRMAREGGAVTVALVNVEESDLSQAAEFTLPLHCGEEKAVAATKSYLASLTAFLPVIAELGGGEALRQALADLPEVLTRTLDLENAASDLAERYRFAENLLVLARGLHFGVAQEAALKLKETCGIHAEAYSAAEFSHGPKRLLAEGLPLLGFSPTDAARAASEQAYQDLSASGADLRTIGPAPGSSLTTPESGHPLTDPVASALAFYLFAGHLALHKGLNPDAPPLLSKVTKTR from the coding sequence AAGCCCGCCAGACGCCGCTGGTCATCGAGCGTCAGCGCCGTGAAAACGTCGAGGCCGTGTCGCAACTGGTCTCGGCCCTGCGCGAGCGCCGCCCGCCCTACGCCGTCACGGTGGCGCGCGGCAGCAGCGACCACGCCTGCACCGTGCTGAAATACGCCCTGGAAACGCAGCTGGCCCTGCCGGTCGCCTCGCTGGGGCCGAGCGTACATACCCTCTACGGCGCACGGCTCGATTTGCGCGGCGCGTTGGTGATCGCCGTGTCGCAGTCGGGGGCCAGCCCCGACGTGGTGGAAAACGTCCGGATGGCCCGCGAGGGCGGCGCCGTCACGGTGGCGCTGGTCAACGTGGAGGAGAGCGACCTGTCACAGGCCGCCGAATTCACCCTGCCGCTGCACTGCGGCGAGGAGAAAGCGGTGGCCGCCACCAAGAGTTACCTCGCCAGCCTGACCGCCTTTTTGCCGGTGATCGCCGAACTCGGCGGAGGTGAGGCGCTGCGACAGGCCCTGGCAGACTTACCGGAAGTCTTGACCCGCACCCTGGACCTCGAAAACGCCGCCAGCGATCTGGCCGAGCGCTACCGTTTCGCCGAGAACCTGCTGGTGCTGGCGCGCGGCCTGCATTTCGGAGTGGCCCAGGAAGCGGCCCTCAAGCTCAAGGAAACCTGCGGCATTCACGCCGAGGCCTACAGCGCCGCCGAGTTCAGCCACGGCCCCAAGCGCCTGCTGGCCGAGGGACTGCCGCTGCTTGGCTTTTCGCCCACCGACGCGGCGCGGGCAGCCAGCGAGCAGGCCTACCAAGACCTCAGTGCTAGCGGCGCGGACTTGCGGACCATCGGCCCGGCGCCGGGCAGCAGCCTGACAACCCCCGAAAGCGGCCACCCGCTGACCGACCCGGTCGCCAGCGCCCTGGCGTTTTACCTCTTCGCCGGGCACCTGGCGCTGCACAAGGGCCTCAATCCCGACGCGCCGCCGCTGCTGAGCAAGGTGACCAAAACCCGCTGA
- a CDS encoding butyrate kinase, whose translation MIAYVINPGSASTKLALAELERGENPNLPAQLRLQLTKVEIEHPALSSGHLELGRLIADLTAAAAGWPAPDAVAAHCGLIGQPEPGAYRVTPQLAEWLLLHPHGEHTSNVGAALALALGQERGAAAYIVDPPDVDELRPEARLTGLSGVERLSRLHTLNARLVGRRAAHEQGLRFQDARVVVAHLGGSISVSAFEAGRIIDTTGARLDEGPFTPTRAGTLPTRAVLDLAYSHPRRDVERTLLCEAGFVSLTGTADLRELERREKTDAQVKLAADAFAHQVAKSIGAYSAALSARPHAIAITGGVARWESVVARIERRVGWIAPITVLPGELELEALAEGVGRVLLGQEEAHDWQAPAALGT comes from the coding sequence ATGATCGCTTACGTGATTAACCCCGGCTCGGCCAGCACCAAACTGGCGCTGGCCGAACTCGAGCGTGGCGAGAATCCGAACCTTCCGGCGCAGCTGCGCCTGCAGCTCACCAAGGTGGAAATCGAGCACCCGGCGCTGAGCAGCGGCCACCTGGAACTCGGCCGCCTGATCGCCGACCTGACCGCCGCCGCCGCCGGGTGGCCGGCGCCCGACGCGGTGGCGGCGCACTGCGGCCTGATCGGACAGCCGGAGCCTGGAGCGTACCGGGTCACGCCGCAGCTGGCGGAGTGGCTGCTGCTGCACCCGCACGGCGAGCACACCAGCAACGTGGGCGCGGCGCTGGCGCTGGCGCTGGGGCAGGAACGCGGCGCGGCGGCCTACATCGTCGATCCGCCGGACGTGGACGAACTGCGCCCAGAAGCCCGCCTGACCGGCCTCAGCGGCGTGGAGCGCCTCAGCCGCCTGCACACCCTCAACGCCCGGCTGGTGGGCCGGCGCGCCGCCCACGAACAGGGGCTGCGCTTTCAGGACGCCCGGGTGGTGGTGGCGCACCTGGGCGGCAGCATCAGTGTCAGCGCCTTTGAAGCGGGGCGCATCATCGACACCACCGGCGCCCGCCTCGACGAAGGCCCCTTCACGCCCACCCGCGCCGGCACGCTGCCGACCCGCGCGGTGCTGGACCTGGCCTACAGCCATCCGCGCCGCGACGTGGAGCGGACGCTGCTGTGCGAGGCGGGCTTCGTCAGCCTCACCGGCACCGCCGATCTGCGCGAACTCGAGCGCCGCGAGAAGACCGACGCCCAGGTCAAGCTGGCCGCCGACGCTTTCGCACACCAGGTCGCCAAGAGCATCGGGGCCTACAGCGCCGCGCTCAGCGCCCGCCCGCACGCGATTGCCATCACCGGCGGCGTCGCCCGCTGGGAGAGCGTGGTGGCCCGCATCGAGCGCCGGGTAGGCTGGATCGCGCCGATCACGGTGCTGCCAGGCGAACTCGAACTCGAAGCGCTGGCCGAGGGCGTGGGCCGGGTGCTGCTGGGGCAGGAAGAAGCCCACGACTGGCAGGCGCCGGCAGCGCTCGGCACCTGA
- a CDS encoding LysM peptidoglycan-binding domain-containing protein, with protein sequence MKLTFLCTVSLCAALVGSLGRAATYTVQPGDTVYQIARNLGVEPGEVLKLNRLSTSTLKVGQQLQLPASTRPVVAAPVIARSAAVPAAPTVQAAAPVRGPVAWKTEPAATVASFVGWSPVINVASFGDALPLRTYLKGLAFDFQTYNNCGPSALSSVLGFYKVRLSQSVIQQTTRQGSEYMQVSAIAPELAKFGLHTRTIRGGQIRQVKKLLALGIPVIVLQWYDRPGHINHFRVVRGYDDQAGVMWVSDSMIGPVAYLSYRDFDELWNTQGRQMFPVYPAGYEAQVKTFL encoded by the coding sequence ATGAAGCTCACTTTTCTCTGTACCGTGTCGCTGTGCGCGGCGCTGGTCGGCTCGCTGGGGCGGGCGGCGACCTACACGGTCCAACCCGGCGATACCGTTTACCAGATTGCCCGCAACCTGGGCGTAGAGCCTGGAGAAGTGCTCAAGCTCAACCGGCTGAGCACCTCGACGCTCAAAGTCGGGCAGCAGCTCCAGCTGCCGGCCTCGACACGCCCGGTGGTGGCCGCCCCGGTGATCGCCCGCTCCGCAGCGGTGCCCGCCGCGCCCACTGTGCAGGCCGCCGCCCCGGTGCGCGGCCCCGTCGCCTGGAAAACCGAGCCGGCCGCTACGGTGGCGAGCTTCGTGGGCTGGTCTCCGGTGATCAACGTCGCGTCGTTCGGTGACGCTTTGCCGCTCAGGACGTATCTCAAGGGCCTGGCCTTCGATTTTCAGACCTACAACAACTGTGGCCCCAGCGCGCTCTCCTCGGTGCTGGGGTTTTATAAAGTCCGGCTCAGCCAGAGCGTTATCCAGCAGACTACCCGCCAGGGCAGCGAGTACATGCAGGTCAGCGCCATCGCGCCGGAACTCGCCAAATTCGGGCTGCACACCAGGACCATTCGCGGCGGCCAGATCCGGCAGGTCAAGAAACTGCTGGCGCTGGGCATTCCGGTGATCGTGCTGCAATGGTACGACCGCCCCGGACACATCAACCACTTCCGGGTGGTGCGCGGCTACGACGATCAGGCCGGGGTGATGTGGGTGAGTGACAGCATGATCGGGCCGGTCGCCTACCTGAGTTACCGCGATTTCGATGAACTGTGGAACACCCAGGGCCGCCAGATGTTCCCGGTGTACCCGGCCGGTTACGAAGCGCAGGTCAAGACGTTCCTGTAA